From the Thermococcus sp. 18S1 genome, one window contains:
- a CDS encoding 30S ribosomal protein S6e: protein MATFKLVISNPKNGIARQVEISGEEAERLIGKRIGEEIPASELGLNLTEIFGEEIPGDVKLRITGGTDKDGFAMRPDVHGPRRVKILVSRGPGFRPKERGERRKKTVRGNTISPEIVQINMKLVF, encoded by the coding sequence ATGGCGACCTTTAAGCTCGTTATATCCAACCCGAAGAACGGCATAGCCAGGCAGGTTGAGATAAGCGGCGAAGAGGCCGAGAGACTCATAGGAAAGAGGATTGGAGAGGAGATTCCGGCGAGCGAGCTCGGACTTAACCTCACCGAGATATTCGGCGAGGAGATTCCGGGCGATGTCAAGCTCAGGATAACCGGCGGAACCGACAAGGACGGCTTCGCCATGAGGCCCGACGTCCACGGCCCGAGGAGGGTCAAGATCCTCGTCTCCAGGGGCCCCGGTTTCAGGCCCAAGGAGAGGGGCGAGAGGAGGAAGAAGACCGTCAGGGGTAACACCATCAGCCCCGAGATCGTCCAGATCAACATGAAGCTCGTCTTCTGA
- the eif2g gene encoding translation initiation factor IF-2 subunit gamma, translated as MAKKKEFRQAEVNIGMVGHVDHGKTTLTRALTGIWTDTHSEEMRRGITIKIGFADAEMRKCPSCGRYSSSPVCPYCGHETEFERRVSFIDAPGHEALMTTMLAGASLMDGAVLVIAANEGIMPQTREHLMALQIVGNQNIVIALNKIELVDREKVIERYHEIKEFVKGTVAENAPIIPISALHGANVDVLLHAIEEFIPTPEHDLEKPPKMLVLRSFDVNKPGTKPEKLVGGVIGGSIIQGKLKVGDEIEIRPGVPYEDHGRIKYEPITTEITSLQAGGKFVDEAYPGGLVGVGTKLDPYLTKGDLMAGNVVGKPGQLPPVWDDLRLEVHLLERVVGTEEELKVEPIKRREVLLLNVGTARTMGLVTGLGKDEVELKLQIPICAEVGDRVAISRQVGSRWRLIGYGFIKE; from the coding sequence ATGGCAAAGAAGAAGGAGTTTAGACAGGCTGAAGTTAACATCGGAATGGTTGGTCACGTTGATCACGGTAAAACGACCCTCACCAGGGCCCTGACCGGTATCTGGACCGACACCCACAGCGAAGAGATGAGAAGGGGTATCACAATCAAGATAGGTTTCGCAGACGCGGAGATGAGGAAGTGCCCGAGCTGCGGAAGGTATTCGAGCTCACCGGTGTGCCCGTACTGCGGCCACGAGACCGAGTTTGAGAGGAGGGTTTCATTCATAGACGCCCCCGGTCACGAGGCCCTGATGACCACCATGCTCGCGGGAGCATCCCTAATGGACGGCGCGGTTCTCGTCATAGCGGCCAACGAGGGAATAATGCCCCAGACCAGGGAGCACCTCATGGCCCTTCAGATAGTCGGGAACCAGAACATAGTGATAGCGCTCAACAAGATCGAGCTGGTCGACAGGGAGAAGGTCATTGAAAGGTACCACGAGATAAAGGAGTTCGTCAAAGGTACCGTCGCCGAGAACGCTCCGATAATCCCGATCTCAGCGCTTCACGGCGCCAACGTTGACGTTCTCCTTCACGCCATAGAGGAGTTCATACCAACCCCGGAGCACGATCTCGAGAAGCCGCCCAAGATGCTTGTCCTCAGGAGCTTCGATGTCAACAAGCCGGGAACCAAGCCCGAGAAGCTCGTCGGCGGTGTCATCGGCGGTTCGATAATCCAGGGCAAGCTCAAGGTCGGCGACGAGATAGAGATTCGCCCCGGCGTCCCCTACGAGGACCACGGCAGGATAAAGTACGAGCCGATAACCACCGAGATAACCTCCCTCCAGGCGGGCGGAAAGTTCGTGGACGAGGCTTATCCTGGCGGTCTGGTTGGTGTTGGAACCAAACTCGACCCGTACCTCACCAAGGGCGACCTGATGGCCGGAAACGTCGTCGGAAAGCCAGGTCAGCTGCCGCCGGTCTGGGATGACCTCAGGCTCGAGGTTCACCTCCTTGAGCGCGTTGTAGGAACCGAGGAGGAGCTCAAGGTCGAGCCGATAAAGAGGCGTGAGGTTCTTCTCCTCAACGTCGGAACGGCCAGAACGATGGGCCTCGTCACCGGTCTCGGAAAGGACGAGGTCGAGCTCAAGCTCCAGATACCGATATGTGCGGAAGTCGGCGACAGGGTCGCCATCAGCAGGCAGGTTGGCAGCAGGTGGCGCCTCATAGGCTACGGCTTCATAAAGGAGTGA
- a CDS encoding PIN domain-containing protein, translated as MPERREWLVIPDTNFLLVPGQFGVDIISELNRVLDVRFRIAVPNVVLQELEVIERKSRGKDLLAIRMAKKLAERFEVVEMGRFGERPIDDQIFDFAVKNERVIVGTNDKGLKRRLRERGIPVVYLRSKKILELEGMLE; from the coding sequence ATGCCAGAGAGGCGGGAATGGCTGGTGATTCCGGACACGAACTTTCTCCTGGTTCCGGGACAGTTCGGCGTGGACATAATATCCGAGCTGAACAGGGTTCTCGACGTGAGGTTCAGAATAGCTGTCCCCAACGTCGTCCTCCAGGAGCTGGAGGTCATAGAGAGGAAGTCCCGCGGGAAGGATTTGCTCGCCATCAGGATGGCCAAAAAGCTCGCGGAGAGGTTCGAGGTCGTTGAGATGGGTCGCTTTGGTGAGAGGCCCATAGACGACCAGATCTTCGACTTCGCCGTGAAGAACGAGAGGGTGATAGTCGGCACCAACGACAAGGGGCTGAAGAGGCGCCTCCGCGAGAGGGGAATCCCGGTCGTCTACCTCCGCTCGAAGAAGATACTCGAGCTCGAGGGCATGCTGGAGTGA
- a CDS encoding metal-dependent phosphohydrolase, which yields MYTEEELLGEIRELLGDEELYELYERAFREYHYYFETTNYIVLNVYGFNDHGPIHVLLTTRRALELLNIIRKFGIQTTAEKLGKPFRWSKFIVAFGALFHDTGNMIHRINHYQFSVLLAEPIIEKLVKEFGTDDPLLLKALTLNAVYTHDEAVPCTTIEGSLVTIADGCDMEAGRSRLVHKRDKVDIHAVSALAIDKVEIREGDEEQPILIEIWMKHPAGIFQVDEILTKKVKSSLLSGRVRLKIHTGTEVMEKVI from the coding sequence ATGTACACGGAGGAAGAACTGCTGGGCGAGATTAGGGAACTCCTCGGCGACGAGGAGCTCTACGAACTCTACGAGAGAGCGTTCAGGGAGTACCACTACTACTTCGAGACGACCAACTACATCGTGCTGAACGTCTACGGCTTCAACGACCACGGGCCTATCCACGTCCTGCTCACGACCCGGCGTGCGCTGGAGCTTCTGAACATCATCAGGAAGTTCGGGATCCAGACGACGGCCGAGAAGCTCGGCAAGCCCTTCCGCTGGAGCAAGTTCATAGTGGCATTTGGAGCACTGTTCCACGACACCGGGAACATGATACACAGGATAAACCACTACCAGTTCAGCGTTCTCCTGGCGGAGCCGATAATAGAGAAGCTCGTGAAGGAGTTCGGAACCGACGACCCGCTCCTCCTCAAGGCGCTTACGCTGAACGCCGTCTACACCCACGATGAAGCCGTTCCGTGCACCACCATCGAGGGCTCGCTCGTTACGATAGCGGACGGCTGCGACATGGAGGCAGGGCGGAGCAGGCTCGTCCACAAGAGGGACAAGGTCGACATTCACGCCGTTTCAGCCCTGGCCATCGATAAGGTTGAGATCAGGGAAGGCGACGAGGAGCAGCCGATACTCATAGAGATATGGATGAAGCATCCCGCCGGAATCTTCCAGGTGGACGAGATACTGACGAAGAAGGTCAAAAGCTCCCTCCTGAGCGGAAGGGTCAGGCTCAAAATACACACCGGCACAGAGGTTATGGAGAAGGTTATTTAA